A portion of the Drosophila innubila isolate TH190305 chromosome 3L unlocalized genomic scaffold, UK_Dinn_1.0 0_D_3L, whole genome shotgun sequence genome contains these proteins:
- the LOC117788824 gene encoding UPF0687 protein C20orf27 homolog has translation MTDCSSEVVDQPPDHHVHFDAATLKTDDFGSDSCVTYQRSGDTIAISLGFLQINHRYLIDLNLPVTLFGNKGTPDCKFEPVVSATPNLHCRITEFTGTKHDEHDFYEMKIEFFAYKEKLLREMLHIVNSNNAKELLNLVIAARVLGKGKGTPMLRTGIHCIGVERDDDESESSDFSFDKP, from the coding sequence ATCATCATGTGCATTTTGATGCCGCGACACTGAAGACTGATGACTTTGGCTCGGATAGCTGTGTGACGTATCAGAGGTCAGGAGATACAATTGCGATCAGTTTGGGATTTCTGCAGATTAATCACAGATATCTGATTGATCTCAATCTGCCGGTGACGTTGTTCGGCAACAAAGGAACGCCGGATTGTAAATTTGAGCCGGTTGTGAGTGCCACACCGAATCTGCATTGCAGAATTACGGAGTTCACCGGGACCAAGCACGATGAGCACGACTTCTATGAGATGAAGATCGAGTTTTTTGCGTACAAGGAGAAACTGTTGCGGGAAATGCTGCACATCGTGAACTCGAACAATGCCAAGGAGCTGCTGAATCTGGTGATTGCGGCACGTGTCCTGGGAAAGGGCAAGGGAACGCCCATGTTGCGCACCGGCATCCATTGCATAGGCGTCGAGCGGGATGACGATGAGTCAGAGTCCTCCGATTTCTCATTCGACAAGCCTTAA